One Thermoanaerobaculia bacterium DNA segment encodes these proteins:
- a CDS encoding heme-binding domain-containing protein, with translation MTGKIVARAAIGVVALFLLVQAIPVDRTNGPVVADAAAPAPVNGILRRACYDCHSNETIWPGYSRVAPVSWLVGHDVHEGRRELDFSEWSRYDAASRKKKLDKAAEEVSDGDMPPVYYVWMHPEARLSASDKAALKAWFARP, from the coding sequence ATGACCGGAAAAATCGTGGCCCGGGCGGCGATCGGCGTCGTCGCGCTTTTTCTCCTGGTCCAGGCGATTCCGGTCGACCGGACGAACGGCCCGGTCGTCGCCGACGCCGCGGCGCCGGCTCCCGTCAACGGGATTCTTCGCCGGGCCTGCTACGACTGCCACTCCAACGAGACGATCTGGCCCGGGTACAGCCGCGTGGCGCCCGTGTCGTGGCTCGTCGGCCACGATGTCCACGAAGGACGCCGCGAGCTCGACTTCTCGGAATGGAGCCGCTACGACGCGGCGAGCCGGAAGAAGAAGCTGGACAAGGCCGCCGAGGAAGTGAGCGACGGGGACATGCCGCCGGTCTATTACGTGTGGATGCACCCGGAAGCGCGCCTCTCCGCGTCCGACAAGGCGGCGCTGAAGGCGTGGTTCGCGCGGCCGTGA